A portion of the Streptomyces erythrochromogenes genome contains these proteins:
- a CDS encoding nuclear transport factor 2 family protein, with protein MAEHPDCALIRRGYEAFGKGDMEALGALMTADVIHHVPGNNPMSGHHKGREHVLDFYRRLGEETKGTFQVHLESVLVDGRGHVMSFHTARGDRGDRGIEIRQGLFFTIVGHKITDIDQCTADIDEEDAFWS; from the coding sequence ATGGCAGAGCATCCGGACTGTGCCCTGATCCGCCGCGGCTACGAGGCCTTCGGCAAGGGCGACATGGAGGCGCTGGGCGCGCTCATGACCGCCGACGTCATCCACCACGTACCCGGCAACAACCCCATGTCCGGACACCACAAGGGCCGTGAGCACGTCCTCGACTTCTACCGCCGCCTCGGCGAGGAGACGAAGGGGACCTTCCAGGTGCACCTGGAATCGGTGCTCGTGGACGGGCGGGGGCACGTGATGAGCTTCCACACGGCGCGCGGTGACCGCGGCGACCGCGGCATCGAGATCCGCCAAGGCCTCTTCTTCACGATCGTCGGTCACAAGATCACCGACATCGACCAGTGCACCGCGGACATCGACGAGGAAGACGCCTTCTGGAGCTGA
- a CDS encoding DinB family protein, with product MFVDPDADPRTDGGFRGERDVLIGYLNDQRLTLELKCAGLDAEALARRSVEPSDLSLLGLVRHLAGVEQYWFRQVMAGQDIRRHYRSEEEPAGEFTGAVADPELVADAWATWRSEVAFAERFVAQAPGVDVTGECGGEPMELREVLVHMIEEYARHNGHADFLRERIDGRVGQ from the coding sequence ATGTTCGTCGATCCCGACGCGGATCCGCGCACCGACGGGGGCTTCCGCGGCGAGCGGGACGTGCTCATCGGCTACCTCAACGACCAGCGGCTGACCCTGGAGCTCAAGTGCGCGGGCCTCGACGCCGAAGCCCTCGCGCGGCGCTCGGTGGAGCCGTCCGACCTGTCCCTGCTGGGACTCGTACGCCACCTCGCGGGTGTCGAGCAGTACTGGTTCCGGCAGGTCATGGCGGGCCAGGACATCCGCCGGCACTACCGTTCGGAGGAGGAACCCGCCGGGGAGTTCACCGGCGCGGTGGCCGACCCGGAGCTGGTCGCGGACGCGTGGGCGACCTGGCGGTCCGAGGTCGCCTTCGCGGAACGGTTCGTCGCGCAGGCTCCCGGCGTGGACGTCACGGGCGAATGCGGCGGCGAGCCGATGGAGCTCCGCGAGGTTCTGGTCCACATGATCGAGGAGTACGCCCGCCACAACGGCCACGCGGACTTCCTGCGGGAACGCATCGACGGGCGCGTGGGGCAGTAG
- a CDS encoding HAD-IA family hydrolase, with product MPASTSTTAPVALTAKALLLDMDGTIVNSDAVVERCWRDWALSHGLDPQEALKVVHGRQGYATMAVLLPERPMEINLAENAEMLARETADTDGVVPVAGAPAFMAAIGGLPHALVTSADAALATARMTAAALPMPEVRITAESVGASKPDPEGFLKGAAALGVDPADCIVFEDSAAGIAAGRAAGMRVIGVGPRAAAHGPTVHVPDLTSLDITTGADGSIRITLRPEPQDAPAQ from the coding sequence ATGCCGGCCAGCACCTCCACCACCGCACCCGTAGCCCTCACCGCCAAGGCCCTGCTCCTTGACATGGACGGCACGATCGTCAACTCCGACGCGGTGGTCGAACGCTGCTGGCGCGACTGGGCCCTCTCCCACGGGCTGGACCCACAGGAAGCCCTGAAGGTGGTCCACGGCCGCCAGGGCTACGCCACCATGGCCGTGCTCCTGCCCGAGCGCCCCATGGAGATCAACCTCGCCGAGAACGCGGAGATGCTGGCGCGCGAGACGGCCGACACCGACGGCGTGGTCCCGGTCGCGGGGGCACCGGCCTTCATGGCCGCGATCGGCGGTCTGCCGCACGCCCTGGTCACGTCCGCCGACGCCGCGCTGGCCACCGCCCGGATGACGGCCGCCGCGCTCCCTATGCCCGAGGTGCGGATCACGGCCGAGTCCGTCGGAGCCAGCAAGCCGGACCCCGAGGGGTTCCTCAAGGGCGCCGCCGCACTGGGAGTGGACCCGGCCGACTGCATCGTCTTCGAGGACTCGGCCGCGGGCATCGCCGCCGGCCGGGCGGCGGGCATGCGCGTGATCGGCGTGGGCCCCCGCGCCGCGGCCCACGGCCCGACGGTGCACGTCCCGGACCTGACGTCCCTCGACATCACGACCGGCGCCGACGGCTCGATCCGCATCACGCTGCGACCGGAGCCCCAGGACGCGCCCGCGCAGTAG
- a CDS encoding peptidoglycan-binding domain-containing protein translates to MAFNPLRIRPYVTLSDPGELAAEAVPPSPQPVSGVVSPPPAAPQPVHAEDDTPAYGVPAAPAAGPWQDGPWQAGPAPAPHPAETVRLRAVPAAAPATGGGGGGGGGPEERSGSASRRRPLALLLGAAAAVALSGTAVAVWVLPASPESDTTLLDAKASAPAVGAAPAAPSGSPSRASASPSASASPSASKSSSPSASPSPSASRSASSAPPSPSTSPSASRSASTPPPAQAPVLRYGDSGPEVEKLQRLLAAEGLYRGRFHGKFDSKVESALSTFQYYNGIDDQEWGVYGPLTRKALEG, encoded by the coding sequence GTGGCTTTCAACCCTCTGCGCATCCGTCCGTACGTGACGTTGTCCGATCCCGGCGAGCTTGCCGCCGAGGCCGTGCCGCCGTCCCCGCAGCCGGTGTCCGGGGTGGTGTCCCCACCGCCGGCGGCGCCGCAGCCGGTGCACGCGGAGGACGACACCCCGGCGTACGGGGTACCCGCGGCGCCCGCGGCCGGGCCGTGGCAGGACGGCCCGTGGCAGGCAGGGCCGGCGCCTGCGCCGCACCCGGCGGAGACGGTCCGGCTCCGCGCGGTCCCGGCGGCCGCACCAGCAACCGGCGGAGGAGGGGGTGGGGGCGGGGGCCCGGAGGAGCGGTCCGGCTCCGCTTCCCGCCGCCGGCCGCTGGCGCTGCTGCTGGGGGCTGCGGCGGCGGTGGCCCTCAGTGGCACGGCCGTGGCGGTGTGGGTGCTGCCCGCTTCCCCGGAGAGCGACACGACCCTGCTGGACGCGAAGGCGTCGGCGCCCGCGGTGGGCGCGGCTCCGGCCGCGCCGTCGGGCAGCCCGAGCCGCGCCAGTGCGTCCCCGTCGGCTTCCGCGTCGCCGAGTGCGTCGAAGTCGTCGTCGCCGTCGGCTTCCCCGTCGCCGAGCGCGTCCCGTTCCGCTTCCTCCGCGCCCCCGTCGCCGAGCACGTCGCCCAGCGCGAGCCGTTCCGCCAGTACGCCGCCGCCCGCTCAGGCCCCGGTCCTGCGCTACGGGGATTCGGGTCCGGAGGTGGAGAAGCTCCAGCGGCTGCTGGCGGCGGAGGGTCTCTACCGGGGCAGGTTCCACGGAAAGTTCGACTCGAAGGTCGAGAGCGCACTGTCGACATTCCAGTACTACAACGGGATCGACGACCAGGAGTGGGGCGTGTACGGGCCCCTCACCCGCAAGGCACTGGAGGGATAG
- a CDS encoding TMEM165/GDT1 family protein, whose amino-acid sequence MFSFSITAIAFGVVFLAELPDKTALAGLMLGTRYRASYVFAGVAAAFAVHVALAIAAGSVLTLLPHRLVQAVVGILFLLGAAMLLLKKDAGDEEVKPPADQSFWKVSGAGFMLILVAEFGDLTQIMTANLAARYDDPVSVGIGAVLALWAVAGIGILGGRTLMKYVPLRLITKIAAAVMAALAVFSLYEAIAG is encoded by the coding sequence GTGTTCAGCTTCAGCATCACGGCGATCGCCTTCGGCGTCGTCTTCCTTGCCGAACTCCCCGACAAGACGGCCCTCGCCGGCCTGATGCTCGGCACGCGCTACCGCGCCTCCTACGTCTTCGCGGGCGTCGCCGCCGCCTTCGCCGTGCACGTCGCCCTCGCCATCGCCGCCGGCAGCGTGCTCACCCTGCTCCCGCACCGCCTCGTCCAGGCCGTCGTCGGCATCCTCTTCCTCCTGGGCGCGGCCATGCTGCTCCTGAAGAAGGACGCCGGGGACGAGGAGGTCAAGCCGCCTGCCGACCAGTCCTTCTGGAAGGTCTCGGGGGCCGGCTTCATGCTGATCCTGGTGGCGGAGTTCGGTGACCTGACCCAGATCATGACCGCCAACCTGGCGGCACGGTACGACGACCCCGTCTCCGTCGGCATCGGCGCCGTGCTGGCGCTGTGGGCGGTCGCGGGCATCGGCATCCTGGGCGGTCGCACCCTGATGAAGTACGTGCCGCTGCGGCTCATCACCAAGATCGCGGCGGCTGTGATGGCGGCGCTGGCCGTGTTCTCGCTGTACGAGGCGATCGCGGGCTGA
- a CDS encoding bifunctional glycosyltransferase 87/phosphatase PAP2 family protein: MANAAEHSTANGHAGVIGGNSRLGAARLLLWALAGALAVRQAVAVLRVPPAEWLGGFHLPGTLPGAGGPAVGSVYDVGQFARTPFAGLVLKPLAGLAAPSLEVAWTCVTLLFVAAIGLVAARGLPDPVPRRTALLAAPVLTALMMVSLPVREAASPGRTAVVPVLLLLLAVFRVPGDRPAGVLVGLAAALQPALLLFAPLLWLTGRRPAGRTAAVTFAAATALSWAALPRDSWTYWVHHLGGTGLGGAPDGLANQSVHGALLRLGLTGPAEVLLYAALAGAIVWVGLRRAVRYARDGQLLLAVAVTGCVAVAVSPTGWRHQLLWVLLAVAGKVGKRAADRRVWPVAVVLAMTLPSAVLLPNLTALAPVRDNVLLLTAVAAACAVPFLPRSSPYWRDPVPTDYGRPAAARWSRVPLLPFWRRVLSRPNLLLELLLIRVGYSLYSHIRAAAPTSRSLAEGNGSQILGIEKALGLDIEHAVNHAVVATPWLEAFFDFYYTSFHFVVPLTILAVLYWRRPGDYRWARASLGLATVLALAGFWLYPLAPPRLMPGLGFVDTVHGPQDLANPSYGAMTAISNQYAAMPSLHFGWSLWCGIVIVVLAPKGWQKLLGALHPLITVCAIVATANHWVLDAVGGAVVVTAGFGLVHVLSGPRGLHPNVPAQPGGDGALRAAATAPGTAAATATAAEPVAGSRP; this comes from the coding sequence GTGGCTAACGCGGCGGAGCACAGCACAGCGAACGGACATGCCGGGGTCATAGGCGGCAACAGCAGGCTCGGCGCGGCGCGGCTCCTCCTGTGGGCGCTGGCCGGCGCCCTCGCCGTCAGACAGGCCGTCGCGGTGCTGCGCGTGCCACCGGCCGAGTGGCTGGGCGGCTTCCACCTCCCCGGCACCCTCCCGGGTGCGGGCGGCCCGGCCGTCGGCTCGGTCTACGACGTCGGACAGTTCGCCCGCACCCCCTTCGCCGGGCTGGTCCTCAAGCCGCTCGCCGGTCTCGCCGCCCCCTCCCTGGAGGTCGCCTGGACCTGCGTGACGCTGCTGTTCGTCGCCGCCATCGGGCTCGTCGCCGCCCGCGGCCTGCCCGACCCCGTGCCGCGGCGCACCGCGCTGCTCGCCGCGCCCGTCCTGACGGCCCTGATGATGGTCTCGCTGCCGGTCCGCGAGGCCGCCTCACCCGGCCGGACGGCCGTCGTCCCCGTCCTGCTGCTGCTCCTCGCGGTCTTCCGGGTGCCCGGAGACCGGCCCGCCGGCGTCCTCGTCGGCCTCGCCGCCGCGCTCCAGCCGGCGCTGCTGCTCTTCGCCCCGCTGCTGTGGCTGACCGGACGCCGCCCCGCCGGCCGCACCGCCGCCGTGACCTTCGCCGCGGCCACCGCCCTGTCGTGGGCGGCCCTGCCGCGCGACTCCTGGACGTACTGGGTGCACCACCTGGGCGGCACCGGCCTCGGCGGCGCCCCCGACGGCCTCGCCAACCAGTCCGTGCACGGCGCCCTGCTGCGCCTCGGCCTGACCGGACCGGCCGAAGTCCTGCTCTACGCCGCCCTCGCGGGCGCCATCGTCTGGGTCGGCCTGCGCCGCGCGGTCCGCTACGCCCGCGACGGCCAGCTGCTGCTCGCCGTCGCCGTCACCGGCTGCGTGGCCGTCGCCGTGTCCCCGACCGGCTGGCGCCACCAGCTGCTGTGGGTGCTGCTCGCCGTCGCCGGCAAGGTGGGCAAGCGCGCCGCCGACCGGCGCGTGTGGCCGGTGGCCGTGGTCCTCGCCATGACCCTGCCGAGCGCGGTGCTGCTGCCGAACCTGACCGCGCTGGCGCCCGTACGCGACAACGTGCTGCTGCTCACCGCGGTGGCGGCGGCCTGCGCGGTGCCGTTCCTGCCCCGCTCGTCCCCGTACTGGCGCGATCCCGTGCCGACGGACTACGGGCGGCCGGCGGCGGCCCGCTGGTCGCGCGTGCCGCTGCTGCCGTTCTGGCGGCGCGTGCTGTCCCGCCCGAACCTGCTGCTGGAACTCCTGCTGATACGGGTCGGCTACTCGCTCTACTCCCACATCCGGGCGGCCGCCCCCACCAGCCGCTCCCTCGCCGAGGGCAACGGCAGCCAGATCCTCGGGATCGAGAAGGCGCTGGGCCTCGACATCGAGCACGCCGTGAACCACGCCGTGGTGGCAACGCCCTGGCTGGAGGCCTTCTTCGACTTCTACTACACCTCCTTCCACTTCGTGGTCCCGCTGACGATCCTGGCGGTCCTCTACTGGCGGCGCCCCGGCGACTACCGCTGGGCCCGGGCCTCCCTGGGCCTGGCCACCGTCCTCGCCCTCGCCGGGTTCTGGCTGTACCCGCTCGCCCCGCCGCGCCTGATGCCCGGCCTCGGCTTCGTCGACACCGTGCACGGTCCGCAGGACCTGGCCAACCCGTCGTACGGGGCCATGACCGCGATCTCCAACCAGTACGCGGCGATGCCCTCGCTGCACTTCGGCTGGTCGCTGTGGTGCGGGATCGTGATCGTGGTGCTCGCCCCGAAGGGCTGGCAGAAGCTGCTGGGGGCACTGCACCCGCTGATCACGGTGTGCGCGATCGTCGCCACCGCCAACCACTGGGTGCTGGACGCGGTCGGCGGCGCGGTCGTCGTGACCGCCGGCTTCGGACTCGTGCA
- a CDS encoding MFS transporter, whose protein sequence is MAQDATQGAADPVPGPQKPGPTGEHSSREVLVPIGALLLGLLIAALDQTIVSTALPTIVSDLGGMAHLSWVVTAYMLAATAATPLWGKLGDQYGRKKLFQYAIVLFLIGSALCGLAQDMPQLIGFRALQGLGGGGLIVLSMAIVGDIVPPRERGRYQGLFGGVFGATSVLGPLLGGLFVDNLSWRWVFYINLPIGLVALVVIAAALHIPARSSKHTIDYLGTFLIACVATCLVLVASLGATWGWASARIIGVAVLGVVLLAAFLLVERKAAEPVLPLKLFRIRTFSLCSAISFVVGFAMFGAMVYLPTFLQIVQGVSPTMSGVHMLPMVIGMLISSTASGQIVSRTGRWKVFPIAGTAVTALGLLLLHQLHRTSSTWEMSVYFFVFGAGLGLVMQVLVLVVQNAVSYADLGVATSGATFFRSIGASFGVAIFGTVFTNQLDDKLAASLAGVTLPADAGIPQLEADPRAISALPADLRPRVLDAYATAITDVFLYTVPIVLVAFVLACFLKEDKLRASVTAPDVTETLASNPVQRSSRDEVARALSVLGTREGRRHVYEKITEKAGYDLLPASSWLLLRINKYGSAEPALLAERVNVPVKVITDAARQVEERGLAVRDGLPLVLTERGSEAAAKLSAARQDSLAELLGDWWGPDRPTDLVKLVEEINTELCGSDAEEPYDAEPRRDHAAP, encoded by the coding sequence ATGGCTCAGGATGCGACCCAAGGTGCCGCGGACCCCGTCCCCGGCCCGCAGAAGCCCGGCCCCACAGGCGAGCACAGCTCCCGCGAGGTGCTCGTCCCCATCGGCGCCCTGCTCCTGGGCCTGCTGATCGCGGCGCTCGACCAGACCATCGTCTCCACCGCCCTGCCGACCATCGTCAGCGACCTCGGCGGCATGGCACACCTGTCCTGGGTCGTCACCGCCTACATGCTCGCCGCGACCGCAGCCACGCCCCTGTGGGGCAAGCTCGGCGACCAGTACGGCCGCAAGAAGCTCTTCCAGTACGCCATCGTCCTCTTCCTGATCGGGTCGGCGCTGTGCGGACTGGCCCAGGACATGCCCCAGCTCATCGGCTTCCGCGCCCTGCAGGGCCTGGGCGGCGGCGGACTGATCGTGCTGTCGATGGCGATCGTCGGCGACATCGTCCCGCCCCGCGAACGAGGCCGGTACCAGGGCCTCTTCGGCGGCGTCTTCGGCGCCACCAGCGTGCTGGGCCCCCTGCTGGGCGGCCTGTTCGTCGACAACCTCTCCTGGCGCTGGGTCTTCTACATCAACCTCCCCATCGGTCTCGTCGCCCTCGTCGTCATCGCCGCCGCACTCCACATCCCGGCGCGCTCCTCGAAGCACACCATCGACTACCTCGGCACCTTCCTCATCGCGTGCGTCGCCACCTGCCTCGTCCTCGTCGCCTCCCTCGGCGCCACCTGGGGCTGGGCCTCGGCCCGGATCATCGGCGTCGCCGTCCTCGGCGTCGTGCTGCTCGCCGCCTTCCTCCTCGTCGAACGCAAGGCCGCCGAACCCGTCCTGCCGCTGAAGCTCTTCCGCATCCGCACCTTCAGCCTCTGCTCGGCGATCAGCTTCGTCGTCGGCTTCGCGATGTTCGGGGCGATGGTCTACCTGCCGACCTTCCTCCAGATCGTCCAGGGCGTCTCACCGACCATGTCCGGCGTCCACATGCTGCCGATGGTCATCGGCATGCTGATCTCCTCGACCGCCTCCGGCCAGATCGTCAGCCGGACCGGCCGCTGGAAGGTCTTCCCGATCGCCGGCACCGCCGTCACCGCCCTTGGCCTGCTCCTCCTCCACCAGCTGCACCGCACCAGCTCCACCTGGGAGATGAGCGTCTACTTCTTCGTCTTCGGCGCCGGGCTCGGCCTGGTCATGCAGGTCCTCGTCCTCGTCGTGCAGAACGCCGTCAGCTACGCCGACCTCGGCGTCGCCACCTCCGGTGCCACCTTCTTCCGCTCCATCGGCGCCTCCTTCGGCGTCGCGATCTTCGGGACGGTCTTCACCAACCAGCTCGACGACAAACTGGCAGCCTCCCTGGCGGGCGTCACGCTGCCCGCCGACGCGGGCATCCCCCAACTGGAGGCGGACCCCCGGGCCATCAGCGCACTCCCCGCCGACCTCCGCCCCCGCGTGCTCGACGCCTACGCCACCGCCATCACCGACGTCTTCCTCTACACCGTCCCCATCGTCCTGGTCGCCTTCGTCCTCGCCTGCTTCCTGAAGGAGGACAAGCTCCGCGCCTCCGTCACCGCACCCGACGTGACCGAGACCCTGGCCTCCAACCCCGTCCAGCGCTCCTCCCGGGACGAGGTCGCCCGCGCGCTGTCCGTCCTCGGCACCCGCGAGGGCCGACGCCACGTCTACGAGAAGATCACCGAGAAGGCCGGCTACGACCTGCTGCCCGCCTCCAGCTGGCTGCTGCTGCGGATCAACAAATACGGCTCGGCGGAACCGGCGCTGCTCGCCGAACGCGTCAACGTGCCGGTGAAGGTCATCACGGACGCCGCCCGCCAGGTCGAGGAGCGCGGGCTCGCCGTCCGGGACGGGCTGCCGCTGGTGCTGACCGAGCGGGGCAGCGAGGCCGCCGCGAAGCTCAGCGCGGCCCGGCAGGACTCCCTCGCCGAACTCCTCGGCGACTGGTGGGGACCGGACCGGCCGACCGACCTGGTCAAGCTGGTCGAGGAGATCAACACGGAGCTGTGCGGATCCGACGCCGAAGAGCCCTACGACGCCGAGCCGCGGCGCGACCACGCCGCGCCCTAG
- a CDS encoding antibiotic biosynthesis monooxygenase family protein: MSIVKINALTVPAEQREVLERRFASRAGTVESSDGFEWFELLRPVEGTDQYLVYTRWRSEEDFQAWMEGPMKAAHQGGGGEGGQGGAAGAERPKPAASASTVWSFEVVQQAAPKKA; this comes from the coding sequence ATGAGCATCGTGAAGATCAACGCACTGACGGTCCCCGCCGAGCAGCGGGAGGTCCTGGAGCGGCGCTTCGCCTCGCGGGCCGGGACGGTGGAGAGCTCGGACGGGTTCGAGTGGTTCGAACTGCTGCGCCCCGTGGAGGGCACCGACCAGTACCTCGTCTACACGCGGTGGCGTTCGGAGGAGGACTTCCAGGCGTGGATGGAGGGGCCGATGAAGGCCGCTCACCAGGGTGGCGGCGGCGAGGGCGGCCAGGGCGGTGCGGCCGGCGCGGAGCGGCCGAAGCCGGCGGCCTCGGCTTCGACGGTGTGGTCGTTCGAGGTCGTGCAGCAGGCGGCGCCGAAGAAGGCCTGA
- a CDS encoding GNAT family N-acetyltransferase — MTTHSEHRTPRSTPTPTPTPTLAPGPAVTRSWTVSPEPFTTADATRLRRAYYAEVAGRYWKREVTEAEIDQGLLDFPDEGLEPPTGQFVVGRLDGAALACGGVRLLDAVTAELTRVYVDGRARGTGGGAALLRVLEAESRALGAERVRLDTRSDLVEARALYARHGYAEIPAYNSGPYAEHWFEKRLV, encoded by the coding sequence ATGACCACTCACAGCGAACACCGCACACCGCGGTCCACGCCCACACCCACGCCCACACCCACTCTCGCTCCCGGTCCCGCGGTCACCAGGTCGTGGACCGTGTCCCCCGAGCCGTTCACGACGGCCGACGCCACCCGGCTGCGCCGTGCCTACTACGCCGAAGTCGCCGGCCGGTACTGGAAACGCGAGGTCACCGAGGCCGAGATCGACCAGGGGCTGTTGGACTTCCCGGACGAGGGGCTGGAACCGCCGACGGGGCAGTTCGTCGTCGGCCGCCTCGACGGCGCGGCACTCGCGTGCGGCGGGGTCCGGCTGCTCGACGCAGTGACCGCCGAGCTCACCAGGGTGTACGTCGACGGGCGCGCCCGCGGTACCGGCGGCGGGGCGGCCCTGCTCCGGGTCCTGGAGGCGGAGAGCCGTGCGCTGGGCGCCGAGCGGGTCCGGTTGGACACCCGGTCGGATCTCGTGGAGGCCCGCGCGTTGTATGCGCGTCACGGCTATGCCGAGATACCCGCGTACAACTCCGGCCCGTATGCGGAGCACTGGTTCGAGAAGCGCCTGGTCTGA